From Faecalicatena sp. Marseille-Q4148:
AGATGTCCGCAGAAAGAAATACACCAATTATCATACCGTCTATGAAATGTTTGACATAAGACCTGGAAAAGTAGCATGCTGTCTGCGCCCGGCAGGAGAATATCTGACAGCCTGTCATCGTGGAGACTGGCATAAAGTAGGCGATACTTATGAGCGTATGATTGCTTATGCTGACGCCCATGACCTTTGTCTGGGAGAATATTTCTATGAAGATACAATGATTGACAGTCTGACAGCAGAGCAGGAAGAGGCGTTTGTGACGAAGATTATCTGTCCTGTTGTAGAAAAAAACTATGTTTCCGGTGAACAGAAAAATAGGCAAAGAGAAAAATAGATAAACAGCAAAATGGGAGATAAAACAGGGGATACAGTACTATTTGAAGGTACTGTATCCCCGCGCTATTATATGGTGTTATTCTTCCCCGCCTAATTTGCTGGCAACAAACCAGCCGGCGATAAATGTTACGATACCGAGTGCTAATAACGGAAGAGAGAACTGGCTCCAGTCCGTTTTCATAAGAATTGCAATCGGAGATGCAAGAATCAGACCAATGATTCCGTAATATGCGTGAATTTCTGCTTTTTTAAAGATAAATTCAATCAGTTTGGCAATGGCAAAAATTCCGATGACAATGCCAATGCCGAAAGGAACTAAAATTCCAAATACACGAAGAATTTCATTTAGATTGAAAGCAATCAGAGCGTCTATGAAGTCGTTGATCGTTTCAATGATCGTATCATAATAACCGAGCAGCATCAGCATCATAGAACCGCTGACTCCCGGAACAACCATTGTGGCAGCAGCTATGATACCTACGGCAAATAGTTTTATCACATTGATCAGACTAAAGCTTACATCAGCGGCAGCTCCGCCATTTTCGCCAAGAACAGCCATTAGAATTACGATTCCGAAGAAGATAAAAAACGGAATCAGTTTGCCAACAGAAACTGAGTGTCCTTTTACTTTCTTAAAGATAAATGGAAGACTTCCGGCGATAAGACCGCAAAATGCGAAATTAGTTGGAATCGGATAGTTTGCTAACAAAAATTCAAATAATCTTGAGAGCAGTACAATCGCAAGTCCTGCGCCTGCAAAAATAGGAAGAAGTAATTTCATACTTTCTTTAAATTCACTTTTTAAATGAGTAATAGAATGGATCAGCTTATCGTAAAGGCCCATAGCGACCATCATAGTTCCTCCGCTGACGCCGGGAATGATGTTAGCGATTCCTACAACCATACCCTGTAAGATTTTTTTTAACATAGTAGTTCTCCTTGATTTTATATATTTTTTGTTTTCATACAGCAAGAACAGTTTTTAAGAAAAATATCTTTTTGCCAGTTCTTTAAACTTTGGCAGCGCATTGACGATTGTTTCATAAGCAACACAATAGGCAATACGAACATATCCGGGACAGCCAAAGGAAGTTCCCGGCACGACTAGAATATTATATTCTTTTGCAGCGCTGCAGAATTCTGCTTCATTTTCCGTTGGTGTTTTCATAAACAGATAAAAAGCCCCCTGAGGTTTCACACATGAGAATCCACAATCCATCAAACCTTGATAGAGTGTTTCGCGATTCCGATTGTAATAAGAAATATCTGTTTTTTCATTCAGACAGCGTTCTACAAGTTTTTGCTGCAATGTTGGTGCATTTACAAATCCAAGAATACGATTGGCTACATTTGCCGCTGCATTTACTTTTTCGCTGTCAGTTACTTCATCCGGGATGACGAGATAACCAATCCGTTCTCCGGGAAGGGAAAGGGATTTACTATAAGAATAGCAGACAATGGTATTATTGTAATAAGCGGTCAGATATGGGACGTCCACACCATCATACGCCAGTTCACGATAAGGTTCATCGGAAATCAAATAAATTTCATGTCCATATGCCTGTTGCTTTTGTTCCAGGATGGCAGCAAGTTTTTTTATTGTCTCCTCAGAATACACAACTCCTGTAGGATTGTTCGGTGTGTTCACGATGACTGCCTTTGTGCGCGGTGTGACTTTTGCCTCAAATTCATTAAGTTTTGGTTGGAAAGTTTCAGTATCCGGTGAAATTTCTATGATTGTACCGTCAAAATTATTCACATAACTTCTGTATTCTCCGAAATAAGGAGCAAATACAATGACTTCATCTCCCGGATTTAAAAGAACTTTCAAAGCTACATTCAGACCTCCGGCGGCGCCTACGGTCATTGTTATATTTTTCTCTTTGAATGCAGTGCCAAATCGTTGATTTAATGAATCGGCGACAGCCTGTCGTACACTGCTGTAACCGGCATTGCTGTTTGTGTATCCATGCAAAAGGAGAGGATCTTCTTCAGTAACAATGTCGATGACAGCCTGTTTCACTGTTTCAGGAGCCGGGACATTCGGGTTGCCCAAACTGAAATCATATACATTTTCCGGTCCGCAGAGTTTTGCGAGCCGATTACCTTCTTCAAACATTGCCCGGATTGCTGAGCTATTTGCTACCATATGTTCCATTTTTTTTGATATCATTTCTGTATCCTCCAATTCGTATTGTATTATAGCATCGTTCAACTCTTTCGACAATCTGAAACTTATTTATCTTTTTAGGATTATTTTGTGAATTTTTTCTTTGCAGACATAATGAATGGAGGCTATAAAGACAGATAAAATAGCATAAAAATAATAATTAACAGAAAAATAAAAAATATTTTAAAAAATGCTTGACAAATACAATGTCTAATGATAATATAAAGATACAAAATAACAAGGAGATAAAAAACAAATTTAAAACTTAAATTTATAAAATAATTCATATAAATTTAAAGATTAAATTTAAAAGATTATTTTATAAGAAGCAATTTAAAGTTGAATTTATAAAGTAAGATAGATTAAGAAAAGTCTAAAATTGAGGTAATAATTTATCGGAACTGCGCTGGACGGTAGGTAAATTAATAGATTTAGAACTTAAAATCTACAGAATAAAT
This genomic window contains:
- a CDS encoding DUF368 domain-containing protein → MLKKILQGMVVGIANIIPGVSGGTMMVAMGLYDKLIHSITHLKSEFKESMKLLLPIFAGAGLAIVLLSRLFEFLLANYPIPTNFAFCGLIAGSLPFIFKKVKGHSVSVGKLIPFFIFFGIVILMAVLGENGGAAADVSFSLINVIKLFAVGIIAAATMVVPGVSGSMMLMLLGYYDTIIETINDFIDALIAFNLNEILRVFGILVPFGIGIVIGIFAIAKLIEFIFKKAEIHAYYGIIGLILASPIAILMKTDWSQFSLPLLALGIVTFIAGWFVASKLGGEE
- a CDS encoding pyridoxal phosphate-dependent aminotransferase, whose amino-acid sequence is MISKKMEHMVANSSAIRAMFEEGNRLAKLCGPENVYDFSLGNPNVPAPETVKQAVIDIVTEEDPLLLHGYTNSNAGYSSVRQAVADSLNQRFGTAFKEKNITMTVGAAGGLNVALKVLLNPGDEVIVFAPYFGEYRSYVNNFDGTIIEISPDTETFQPKLNEFEAKVTPRTKAVIVNTPNNPTGVVYSEETIKKLAAILEQKQQAYGHEIYLISDEPYRELAYDGVDVPYLTAYYNNTIVCYSYSKSLSLPGERIGYLVIPDEVTDSEKVNAAANVANRILGFVNAPTLQQKLVERCLNEKTDISYYNRNRETLYQGLMDCGFSCVKPQGAFYLFMKTPTENEAEFCSAAKEYNILVVPGTSFGCPGYVRIAYCVAYETIVNALPKFKELAKRYFS